From one Excalfactoria chinensis isolate bCotChi1 chromosome 9, bCotChi1.hap2, whole genome shotgun sequence genomic stretch:
- the SERPINI1 gene encoding neuroserpin yields MYFLGLLSLLVLPSKAFKTNFPDETIAELSVNVYNQLRAAREDENILFCPLSIAIAMGMIELGAHGTTLKEIRHSLGFDSLKNGEEFTFLKDLSDMATTEESHYVLNMANSLYVQNGFHVSEKFLQLVKKYFKAEVENIDFSQSAAVATHINKWVENHTNNMIKDFVSSRDFGALTYLVLVNAIYFKGNWKSQFRPENTRTFSFTKDDETEVQIPMMYQQGEFYYGEFSDGSNEAGGIYQVLEIPYEGDEISMMIVLSRQEVPLVTLEPLVKASLINEWANSVKKQKVEVYLPRFTVEQEIDLKDVLKGLGITEVFSHSADLTAMSDNKELYLAKAFHKAFLEVNEEGSEAAAASGMIAISRMAVLYPQVIVDHPFFFLVRNRRTGTVLFMGRVMHPEAMNTSGHDFEEL; encoded by the exons ATGTATTTCCTTGGACTATTGTCTTTGCTTGTTCTGCCAAGTAAAGCCTTCAAGACAAATTTCCCTGATGAAACTATTGCTGAGCTTTCTGTGAATGTTTACAAtcagctgagagctgcaagAGAAGATGAGAATATTCTTTTCTGTCCTCTGAGCATTGCAATAGCCATGGGAATGATAGAGCTTGGAGCCCACGGAACTACTTTGAAAGAAATTCGACATTCATTGGGTTTTGACAGCTTAAAAAATG gTGAAGAGTTTACCTTTTTGAAGGACCTTTCCGATATGGCAACTACTGAAGAAAGTCATTATGTTTTGAATATGGCTAACTCCCTCTATGTTCAGAATGGATTTCATGTCAGTGAAAAATTCTTGCAGTTGgtgaaaaaatactttaaagctGAAGTAGAAAACATAGATTTCAGCCAGAGCGCAGCTGTAGCTACCCACATCAATAAGTGGGTAGAGAATCATACAAACA acaTGATCAAAGATTTTGTGTCATCAAGAGACTTTGGTGCTCTAACTTATTTGGTTCTCGTCAATGCAATCTACTTTAAAGGCAATTGGAAATCACAGTTCAGACCTGAGAATAcaagaactttttctttcactaaGGATGATGAAACTGAAGTGCAGATTCCAATGATGTACCAACAGGGAGAGTTTTATTATG GAGAGTTCAGTGATGGCTCTAATGAAGCAGGTGGTATCTACCAAGTTCTAGAAATACCATATGAAGGAGATGAAATTAGTATGATGATTGTTCTTTCCAGACAGGAAGTTCCACTGGTCACATTGGAGCCACTTGTCAAAGCCTCATTGATTAATGAATGGGCTAACTCggtaaaaaagcaaaaagttgAAGTATATTTACCAAG gtTCACAGTAGAGCAAGAAATTGATCTGAAAGATGTATTGAAAGGTCTTGGAATTACAGAAGTGTTCAGCCATAGTGCTGACCTCACTGCCATGTCTG ataACAAAGAACTCTACCTTGCAAAGGCATTTCATAAGGCTTTCCTAGAAGTTAATGAGGAAGgatcagaagctgctgctgcctcag GAATGATTGCCATAAGCAGAATGGCAGTACTGTATCCTCAAGTTATAGTAGATcatccatttttcttcctggtcagaaacagaagaacag GTACTGTGTTATTCATGGGGCGGGTAATGCACCCTGAAGCAATGAATACAAGTGGCCATGACTTTGAGGAGCTTTAA